A window of the Henckelia pumila isolate YLH828 chromosome 3, ASM3356847v2, whole genome shotgun sequence genome harbors these coding sequences:
- the LOC140889662 gene encoding uncharacterized protein: MVGSMKFDIEKFTGKNDFSLGRIKMHAILIQHGLVETLKKKEEMSDEIKNKDELLEKAHSAIILCLGDRPLREVAREESVAAVWLKLENLCMTKSLANRLYMKQRLYSFKVGHLRRDCPEKKGKQQEKPKDDGTLAIATNGYDSAEVLEQAVSKVSLVVMKAVKKNLLYVLQGDTIIGSTTSIQEQQDRTKLWHLRLGHVSEKGLHELSKQGLLGGDKIESLELCDSCALGKSKRVSFGQGNKFVKLCKEKGITRHRTVTGTPQQNGLAERMNRTLLERVRCMLINASLPKSFWVEALSTACYLVNRYPSSAIGFKTPMEKWSGTPADYSKLRVFGYGKDSQISVNDKLPIEVESSVPDEEADEMQDDDMIASDPKDDLSTYNLARDRTRREIRAPKRFGEADLAWYALTVAGEVEYSESNTYDEAMASKQKTSGL; the protein is encoded by the exons atggtgggatcaatgaagtttgatattgagaagtttacggGCAAGAACGATTTCTCGCTCGGGAGGATTAAGATGCATGCAATCTTGATACAACACGGATTGGTGGAGACTCTTAAGAAGAAAGAGGAGATGTCCgatgagataaagaacaaagatgAATTGCTCGAGAAAGCACACAGTGCAATTATTCTCTGTCTGGGAGATAGACCTCTTCGGGAGGTGGCCAGAGAAGAATCTGTAGCGGCGGTGTGGCTCAAACTCGAAAATTTATGCATGACGAAATCCCTGGCTAATCGTCTGTACATGAAACAGAGATTGTATTCCTTT AAGGTTGgacatctgcgaagagattgtccTGAAAAGAAAGGGAAGCAACAGGAAAAACCCAAGGACGATGGTACTCTGGCCATAGCTACAAATGGATATGACTCAGCAGAAGTATTG GAGCAGGCAGTGTCAAAAGTATCTCTTGTTGTGATGAAGGCTGTCAAAAAGAATCTCCTGTATGTACTACAAGGTGATACGATTATTGGAAGTACAACAAGTATTCAGGAACAACAAGACAGAACCAAGCTATGGCATctgaggcttggacatgtaagtgagaagggattacatgAGCTGTCTAAACAGGGTCTGTTAGGTGGAGATAAGATCGAATCACTTGAGCTGTGTGATAGTTGTGCTCTTGGGAAATCTAAAAGAGTAtcgtttggtcaaggaa ataagtttgtCAAGCTATGCAAGGAGAAAGGCATTACCAGACACAGAACAGTGACAGGAACGCCACAGCAAAATGGCCTGGCAGAGAGGATGAACAGAACTCTTCTGGAaagggtcagatgtatgttgatcaatgcttctCTTCCTAAGTCCTTCTGGGTAGAAGCATTATCTACTGCGTGCTATTTGGTCAATAGGTATCCATCCAGTGCAATTGGTTTCAAGACACCAATGGAAAAGTGGAGTGGAACACCTGCAGACTACTCAAAATTGAGGGTATTCGGAT ATGGAAAGGACAGTCAGATCAGTGTGAATGATAAACTACCAATTGAGGTGGAGTCTTCTGTGCCAGATGAAGAGGCAGATGAGAtgcaagatgatgatatgatagcGAGTGATCCAAAAGATGACTTAAGTACTTATAATCTTGCAAGGGACAGAACCAGAAGGGAGATCAGAGCtcctaagaggtttggtgaagctgatctGGCTTGGTATGCACTGACAGTAGCTGGGGAGGTGGAGTATTCAGAGTCAAATACttatgatgaagctatggcgAGTAAACAGAAAACAAGTGGATTAtag